CGCCACCGAGGCCTCCGGCAGGTCGATGGAGAAGTTCGCGACCTTGGACACCACCAGGGTCTGCACTTCTCCCGCGCGGAAGGCGTCGAAGAGCCGCTGGCGTTCCTTGACCGAGGTGTCGCCCTTAATCACCGGGGCCTGCAGCCGCTCGCCGATCTCGTCCAGCTGGTCGATGTACTGCCCGATCACTAGCAGCTGCTCGCCGGCGTGCTCGGCCACCAGCCGCTCCACGATCCCGGTCTTGGTCTCCGAGGTGGCGCAAAGCCGGTACTTGTCCGCATCCTCGGCCATGGCATACGCCACGCGTTCGTCGCGGGGAAGATCCACCCGGACCTCCACACAGTCCGCCGGCGCGATGTAGCCCTGCGCCTCGATGTCCTTCCACGGGGCGTCGTAGCGCTTGGGACCGATCAGGCTGAAGACCTCGCCCTCGCGGCCGTCCTCGCGGACCAGCGTGGCGGTCAGGCCCAGGCGGCGGCGTGCCTGCAGGTCCGCGGTCATCCGGAAGATCGGCGCCGGCAGCAGATGGACCTCGTCGTAGATGATCAGGCCCCAGTCGTTGCCGTCCACGAGTTCCAGATGCGGGTAGAGTCCGCCGCGCTTGGTGGTGAGCACCTGGTAGGTGGCGATCGTGACGGGGCGGACTTCCTTGACCGAGCCCGAGTATTCGCCGATCTCCTCTTCGGTGAGGGAGGTCCGCTTGAGCAGCTCGTCCTTCCATTGCCGCGCGGACACCGTGTTGGTCACCAGGATCAGCGTGGTGGTGGAACTCGTGGCCATCGCGGCAGCGCCCACCAGCGTCTTGCCGGCGCCGCAGGGAAGCACGACGACGCCGCTGCCGCCGGCCCAGAAGTTCTCCGTGGCCAGCTGCTGGTAGGGGCGGAGTTTCCAGCCGGACTCATTGAGCATGATGGGGTGCGGCGTGCCGTCGACGTAGCCGGCGAAGTCCTCCGCGGGCCAGCCGATCTTGAGCAGCAGCTGCTTGAGCTGGCCCCGCTGCGAGGAGTGCACCACCACCGTCTCGGCATCGATCCGCGGCCCCAGCAGGGGAGCGATCTTCTTGGCGCGGCTGACCTCCTCGAGCACCGGGTAGTCGGAGGTGCGCATGACGAGGCCGTGCTGCGGGTCCTTCTCCAGCCGCAGCCGGCCGTACCGGGACATGGTTTCCTCGATGTCAATCAGCAGCGAATGCGGCACCGGGAAGCGGGAATACTTGAGCAGGGTGTCGAGCACCTGTTCGGCGTCGAGCCCGGCCGCCCGGGCGTTCCAGAGCCCCAGTGGCGTCAGGCGGTAGCTGTGGACATGTTCCGGGGCGCGCTCCAGCTCGGCGAAGGCCGCGATCGCGTGGCGCGCCTCGGTAGCCTGTTCGTGGTCCACTTCCAGCAGGATGGTCTTGTCGCTCTGGACGATCAGCGGTCCGTCATTCACTGGAGCAGTTCCTCTGTGGCTTCAACATCAATAATCCGGTGGATGGACAGGACGCGTTCGGTGTCCTTGGCCGGGTCGAACACCCGCACCCGGCCGCCGTTCACTGCTACCGGAACAACGGTTTCGCGGCTGGCATTCCCCAGGCTGTCCACCACGTTCATCACCACCGGCTGCTTGAGCCGGATCGCTTTCTGCAGGGTCTCCAGGCCCAGCTGCGTCGCGGCCTCGGCGTCGGGCGCCGCCGTGCCGCGGCCCTCCGGCGCACCGGAGGCGTGCGGGGTGCGGCCGTCGCGCAGCACGGCCAGCTGGGCGTCGACGTCGGCGTCCGCGGGGGCGGTGCGGGGGGCTGTGTAGACCGGTCGGGTGCTCCCGGGCGCCGCGGTGCTGCGGCGCAGCCGGACGACGGCGGAACCGGTGTCCTCCAGCGCGGGGGAGAGGCCCAGGCCGCGCAGCACCTGGGCGGTTTCCCGGGGCGCGGCCGGCGAGATCAGCACGGTCGGGGCAATCCGGACCAGGGCCAGGCCGGCGGCAGCCGGGGTATTGAGCAGCTCCAGCAGGGAGGTCTCGTCCTCGCTCTGGATGAAGCTCGCAGCCGGACCCACCCGGAGCCGGGCGTGGCGCGCGGCCGTGTCCTCGATCAGGTACTCCAGCGGTTGCGGCACCGCGGTCGCGGAGTGCTCGCGCAGGAACTCCAGCAGCCCCCGGGCGTCCTGCCCGGCATCCAGGGCACGCCGGACCGAGGCCACGGAGAAGCGGTAGATGGTGGCCGGGCCCTGGCCCTCCGCGTCCGCCATGGTCAGCAGTTTCTCACTCAGCTCCGGGTCCAGGTAGCCCGGGGCGACGGCGGTCAGGTCCGCCTGGAGGAGCACGTGGTTCAGCGCCGCCGGCAGGTGCTCGCCCAGGATGGCCAGGGCCTCGTCGGGCTGTTCGACGGCGATCGCCGCCCCGATCTGGCTCAGGGCGCCGGACCCGATCAGGCCCAGCATTTCGGCTTCGGCAAGGACCCCGCGGATCAGCGAACTGAAGCGGCGCGCCATCCGCGGCTGCGACCAGTCGGCGCGTTCCAGCACGGCGGCGGCGTCGAGCACCGGGGCCTCGCCGTCGGCCGCGTCGGCTTCCACGGTGAGTTCGTTCAGGATCTCCAGAATCCGTTTCCGGACCACCGGGGCATCGGGCCGCTGCGCTTCCGCGGAGAGGGCGTTGATGGTGCTTGCGGCCGTGCCGCGGTGCGCCTGGGCGGTGGCGACGCCGCTCACCGGCTGGCCCACCAGGGACGGGACGCGTTCGCTGGCAAGCCAGGCGTTGACGAGCCACAGCCACTGCTCCTGCCGGGGCAGCGCCTGCCATTCCAGCTGCGGCGCCGGGATCCAGGCGGAGCTGTCCACGTCCAGGCGGAGCAGCCCGGAGAGGGCGCAGAGCTCCGCCAGCCCACCGGCTTCGGTCAGTCCGATCCGCAGGGCGTCGGCGAGGCGCTTCATTTCCCGGACGCCCACGCCGCCGCTGCGCAGGGTAACGAGCGGCTGTTCCCGCACGGCGTGGAGCAGTTCGCCGACCAGCCTCAGCGTCTCGGCGATGGCGCCGAGCGCGGCATTGCGGCGCAGCGCCGCGCTGGTCTGTCCCAGCCGTGGAACCGGCGGGCTGAGCGCGAAGTGTTCGATCACGAAGCCGCCCCGCAGCGAAATGCCGACGCTGTGCGGAAGCTCCACATGTGCGGCGTCCAGCGGCACCAACAGCCCGCGGGCCAACAACCAGTCGACCGGCCCGACGTCGGAGCCCTCGTTCAGCACGGATGCTCGGCGCTGCGCCTGGGGGACCGCGCCCATGGCCCAGTTTCCGAACCGGGCGAGCAGCGCCGCCGTGCGGTCGGGGGCGTCGGCGAGCAGCTGTCGCAGGGCTTCCGGTGAGGCGGTCCAGTGCTGTAACGACAGCGCGGCCTCCATCGGCGTCGTGGCCGGGGCAATGTCGGCCCCGGTGCGGTGCAGTTCGCCGACAAGCTGGACCACGCGCTGGGCGAAGGCAGGCTGCAGCCGCACCAGTTCTGTATAGCTCCGTCCCAGCCCGGCAGGATAGATGCCGATGACGTCCTTGAGGCTCCCGACCGGAAGGTAAAAGCGCTGCCGGCCCGCGGCCGGGGTCGAACCATGCGGGGGCTCGGCCCGGTGCACGAGGGCGAGTTCCTGCAGCGAGTGCAGCAGCCGCTCAAGCGCGGTCACGGTGGAGCCGTTGATCAGCCGTTTGAGCGTCGCGGCCGACGCGCTGTGGCCAGTGTCCGTGTTGGTGCAGAGGTGCAGGGTTTCCAGCACCTGCATTTCGGGACGGTTCAGTCGTTCCAACGCACGCTGGACGCTGACCCGGCCGCTGGCCCGCGCGGCCAAGGCGGGGAAGTCCGGGACCGCCGGGGAGATCAGGTCCGGCCGCGCGGAGAACAGGGCCCGCAACGAGTCGTCGCTGCGGGCCTGCAGTTCCTTGCTGAGCGCGCGGATCAGGGACATCAGTCCAACGTTACCTTTCGCCGTGCTCTGGTGTCCGGCGACGACTGGCCACGGCGTCGATCACAAGGGCCAGCATGAGCAGGAACGCCAGGGGCAGCCCGTACAGGGCAACGGAGGTGACCCACGCCGGGGCCACCGTGGTGTTGAACGCCATGGCCATCACGGCTCCGACGGCGGCCAGCGAGAGCGCCGCAACGGCGGCCGCAAGGATCAACACGGGCCGCCGGAAACGCTGAGGTGTCATGCAGCCAACGCTAACAGCCCGGTCCAGCCCGCGCCTCAAACCGTCAAAGTGGCCAAGGCAGGATAACCTTGGAGGAACAGACCAACACGGACCTGGCAGTCACACCCTGAACGCGCATATCCATGCGGATGCGCTGACCGCCGGCCGCGTCCCCCGCAGAACGAAGAAGGTTGATTACGTGCCCACCGGCAAGGTCAAGTGGTATGACAAGGAAAAAGGCTTCGGATTCCTCGCAGGCGAAGACGGCCAGGAGGTCTTCCTGCCCAAGTCGGCGCTGCCCGAAGGCGTGACGGAGCTCAAGGCCGGAACCCGGGTGGAGTTTGGTGTGGCAGACGGCCGCAAGGGAGCCCAAGCCCTGGGCCTGCGGGTGCTGGACAAGACGCCGTCCATCGCGAAGGCCAAGCGGCCCAGCGCCAAGGACCTCGCACCGCTGGTGCAGGACCTCGTCAGCGTGCTGGACAACCTTTCCGGAACACTGTCCGCGGGGAAGTACCCGGAAGGCAACAAGGCCAAGGCCATTGCCGCCGCGCTTCGTAAGGTCGCCGACGAGCTGGACGCGTAAGGGCCCGCGATGACTCCGGAACCTGAACAGAACGCCGCCGCGACGGCCGGTGCGGCCGCCAAGGCCGCCGGCGCCAAAGCAGGATCCAAGCCGCGCTACGGCGTCCCCGTCTGGCGCACCGGCAAGCCCGACGCCTTCCTGGCCGCTGCGGTGGACGCCGCACGGACGGCCGTGGAGGGCATCGCTCCGGCGGAGCAGATCGGCCGGCATCTGGGTGCCAAGAGCGAAGGCGACCGTCTGGTCACGCACCTTTTCGAGTCCAAACTGCCCGGCTACGGTGGCTGGCAGTGGTACGCGGTGTTGACGCGCAACTCCCGCTCCAAGGTCATCACGGTGGACGAACTGGGCCTGCTGCCCTCCGAGGATTCCATCCTGGCCCCGGAGTGGGTTCCGTGGGCCGAACGGGTTCGCCCGGAAGACGCCCAGCAGGACGACGACGCCGCCCCCGCCGGTGGCGCCCCGACGGAACAGCCCGCCGCCGACGACGCCGTGGAGGCGCACTCAGCGCCCGACGACAACGCCAATACCGGGGCGGCGGAGGACGAGTCCACCGTCGAGGCCGACTAGCGATTTGGCTCCGTTCGGGGGAAGGCAGCGGAGGGTTCGGGCATGAGGTCCACCTTCAAATCGCTGCACATCCTGAACTACCGGATCTGGTTCATCGGCGCCCTGGTCTCCAACATCGGGACCTGGATGCAGCGCACCGCGCAGGACTGGCTGGTCTTTGACCACCTGAGCGCGCAGGACGCCGGAGCCATGGGCATCACAATGGCCCTGCAACTGGGACCGCAGCTGTTCCTCGCCCCCGTGGCCGGACTGGTCGCCGACCGCTTCAACCGCAAGCAACTGCTGGTCCTGACGCAGTCCGCCATGGCACTGCTGAGCGCGGCGCTCGGCGTCCTGGTGCTCTCCGGCGCCGCGCAGCTCTGGCACGTCTACATCTTTGCGCTCCTGCTGGGCGTCGTGTCCGCCCTCGACGCACCCGTGCGCCAGACGTTCGTCTCCGAGCTGGTACGCGACGACTACCTGCCCAACGCCGTCGCCCTCAACAGCGCCTCATTCAACGTGGCCCGGATGATCGGGCCCGCCGTCGCCGGCCTGCTCACCGTGGCCATCGGGCCCGGCTGGGTGTTCCTGGTCAACACCGTCACGTTCCTGGCCCTGCTCCTGAGCCTGGCCAAAATCCCGGTAGCCTCCTTGCGGCAGCTGCCCCGGGCGCCGGCCGGCAAGGGACGGATCCGCGAGGGCCTGCGCTACGTGCGCTTCCGGCCGGACATCGTGGTGGTGCTCGTGGCGGTCTTCATCGTGGGAACCCTGGGACTGAACTTCGTCCTCTTCATTGCGGCCATGGTCGGCACGGAGTTCGGCCTGGACGCCGGAGCCTTCGGCCTGATGAATTCGATCATGGCGATCGGTTCGGTTGCCGGCGCGCTGCTCTCGGCCGGCCGGGGACGGCCGCGGATGCGTGTGATTTTCGGGGCGGCCGGGGCCTTCGGCCTGACCTCCGGCCTCGCCGCGCTGGCCCCCGACTACTTCTGGTTCGGCGTCGCGCTGGTGCCGGTCGGCCTCTTCGCGATCACCATGATGACCAGCGCCAACGGCTACGTCCAGACCACCACCGATCCGGTGATGCGCGGCCGGGTGATGGCGCTGTACATGGCGATCTTCATGGGCGGCACCCCCATCGGGGCCCCCTTCGTGGGGTGGGTGGCGAACGTTGCCGGCGCACGCTGGTCCATGGGCGTCGCGGCGGCCGCGGGAGTTGCCGCGGCCCTGATCGGGATGGCCTGGATTGTGCGGGCAAAGCAGCTCCGGATCCGCTTCAACCGCCGTGCCCGCGGGCTGCGCTACTTCCGGGTCATCCCCGGCAGCCCGTCGACCGGTGCCGCCGGACGGGAGGCAACCTCCGGTGAGAACGCCGACGGCGCCGACCGGGGGGAAACCCCCGGCGACGCCGTCGGCCGCTGACTCGTCCCGCGGGGGGACACCGCCGCTACTGCTTGAGCTCGCCCACGACGAAGTCGATGCACTCAAGGAGCGCGGACACGTCGTCGGGCTCGATCGCCACGAAGGTGGCGATGCGCAGCTGGTTTCGGCCCAGCTTGCGGTACGGCTCGGTATCCACGATGCCATTGGCGCGCAGGACCTTGGCGACGGCCGAGGCATCAATGGAGTCATCGAAGTCGATCGTGGCGATCACGTTGGAGCGGTCCTCCGCCCGGGCCACGAAAGGCGTGGCATAGGAGGAGGCCTCGGCCCAGCGGTAGATGCGGCCGGCCGAGTCGGCGGTCCGTGCGGCGGCGAAGTCGAGGCCGCCGCTGGCGTTGAGCCACTGCACCTGCGCATCGAGGGTCACCAGGGTGGCCAGCGCCGGAGTGTTGTAGGTCT
The nucleotide sequence above comes from Arthrobacter sp. KBS0702. Encoded proteins:
- a CDS encoding DNA repair helicase XPB translates to MNDGPLIVQSDKTILLEVDHEQATEARHAIAAFAELERAPEHVHSYRLTPLGLWNARAAGLDAEQVLDTLLKYSRFPVPHSLLIDIEETMSRYGRLRLEKDPQHGLVMRTSDYPVLEEVSRAKKIAPLLGPRIDAETVVVHSSQRGQLKQLLLKIGWPAEDFAGYVDGTPHPIMLNESGWKLRPYQQLATENFWAGGSGVVVLPCGAGKTLVGAAAMATSSTTTLILVTNTVSARQWKDELLKRTSLTEEEIGEYSGSVKEVRPVTIATYQVLTTKRGGLYPHLELVDGNDWGLIIYDEVHLLPAPIFRMTADLQARRRLGLTATLVREDGREGEVFSLIGPKRYDAPWKDIEAQGYIAPADCVEVRVDLPRDERVAYAMAEDADKYRLCATSETKTGIVERLVAEHAGEQLLVIGQYIDQLDEIGERLQAPVIKGDTSVKERQRLFDAFRAGEVQTLVVSKVANFSIDLPEASVAIQVSGSFGSRQEEAQRLGRLLRPKQDGRAARFYSLVARDTLDQDFAAKRQRFLAEQGYAYRIMDAKDVGAGS
- a CDS encoding helicase-associated domain-containing protein, with the protein product MSLIRALSKELQARSDDSLRALFSARPDLISPAVPDFPALAARASGRVSVQRALERLNRPEMQVLETLHLCTNTDTGHSASAATLKRLINGSTVTALERLLHSLQELALVHRAEPPHGSTPAAGRQRFYLPVGSLKDVIGIYPAGLGRSYTELVRLQPAFAQRVVQLVGELHRTGADIAPATTPMEAALSLQHWTASPEALRQLLADAPDRTAALLARFGNWAMGAVPQAQRRASVLNEGSDVGPVDWLLARGLLVPLDAAHVELPHSVGISLRGGFVIEHFALSPPVPRLGQTSAALRRNAALGAIAETLRLVGELLHAVREQPLVTLRSGGVGVREMKRLADALRIGLTEAGGLAELCALSGLLRLDVDSSAWIPAPQLEWQALPRQEQWLWLVNAWLASERVPSLVGQPVSGVATAQAHRGTAASTINALSAEAQRPDAPVVRKRILEILNELTVEADAADGEAPVLDAAAVLERADWSQPRMARRFSSLIRGVLAEAEMLGLIGSGALSQIGAAIAVEQPDEALAILGEHLPAALNHVLLQADLTAVAPGYLDPELSEKLLTMADAEGQGPATIYRFSVASVRRALDAGQDARGLLEFLREHSATAVPQPLEYLIEDTAARHARLRVGPAASFIQSEDETSLLELLNTPAAAGLALVRIAPTVLISPAAPRETAQVLRGLGLSPALEDTGSAVVRLRRSTAAPGSTRPVYTAPRTAPADADVDAQLAVLRDGRTPHASGAPEGRGTAAPDAEAATQLGLETLQKAIRLKQPVVMNVVDSLGNASRETVVPVAVNGGRVRVFDPAKDTERVLSIHRIIDVEATEELLQ
- a CDS encoding cold-shock protein, producing MPTGKVKWYDKEKGFGFLAGEDGQEVFLPKSALPEGVTELKAGTRVEFGVADGRKGAQALGLRVLDKTPSIAKAKRPSAKDLAPLVQDLVSVLDNLSGTLSAGKYPEGNKAKAIAAALRKVADELDA
- a CDS encoding DUF3027 domain-containing protein — its product is MTPEPEQNAAATAGAAAKAAGAKAGSKPRYGVPVWRTGKPDAFLAAAVDAARTAVEGIAPAEQIGRHLGAKSEGDRLVTHLFESKLPGYGGWQWYAVLTRNSRSKVITVDELGLLPSEDSILAPEWVPWAERVRPEDAQQDDDAAPAGGAPTEQPAADDAVEAHSAPDDNANTGAAEDESTVEAD
- a CDS encoding MFS transporter, which translates into the protein MRSTFKSLHILNYRIWFIGALVSNIGTWMQRTAQDWLVFDHLSAQDAGAMGITMALQLGPQLFLAPVAGLVADRFNRKQLLVLTQSAMALLSAALGVLVLSGAAQLWHVYIFALLLGVVSALDAPVRQTFVSELVRDDYLPNAVALNSASFNVARMIGPAVAGLLTVAIGPGWVFLVNTVTFLALLLSLAKIPVASLRQLPRAPAGKGRIREGLRYVRFRPDIVVVLVAVFIVGTLGLNFVLFIAAMVGTEFGLDAGAFGLMNSIMAIGSVAGALLSAGRGRPRMRVIFGAAGAFGLTSGLAALAPDYFWFGVALVPVGLFAITMMTSANGYVQTTTDPVMRGRVMALYMAIFMGGTPIGAPFVGWVANVAGARWSMGVAAAAGVAAALIGMAWIVRAKQLRIRFNRRARGLRYFRVIPGSPSTGAAGREATSGENADGADRGETPGDAVGR